The Lolium rigidum isolate FL_2022 chromosome 2, APGP_CSIRO_Lrig_0.1, whole genome shotgun sequence genomic interval TGGGATATCATACCTGGAAAGCTGCCATGGTTTGTTTTTGTACTGGTGATCAGCATTGCCATGCGACTGCAAAAATAACGATGTAACAATTTCATACCAGGAAATGCATTTATCCGTCTGCAGCTCTGGAATATCGAACCAATCTATGATAGCTAGCTAGTATGTTACCTTTAAGGAACAAGAGTATAAACTAGAGAAACATGCATCCACCAGAATATGGAGAGCATTGACCTTGATTTATGGCCAGAATGTTGGTACCCAGATGGCGGGATTAGCGACTCAAGCTCAAATCTGAAAGTTCAGCCATGTCACCGTAACGTTTCTGAAAGTTCAAGCTCAAACATAAAATCTGGCTTAGCTTATTTTCTGAAAGTTCAAGCTCAAATAGAAATTATGCCTTGCTTATTTTCTGAAAGTTCAGCTCAAACAGAAATTCTGCCTTGGCTTATTTTCTGAAAGTTCAAGCTCAAATATAAGTTCTGGCTTGGCTTATTTTCTGAAAGTTCAAGCTCAAATAGAAGTTCTGCCTTGCTTATTTTCTGAAAGTTCAGCTCAAACAGAAATTCTGCCTTGGCTTATTTTCTGAAAGTTCTCAAATAGAAATTCTGCCGTCACTTATTTTCTGAAAGTTCAAAACCTAATGTGCATGCAGCCATGCAACCATAACTTTTCCGTGCGGTTTTCTTCACCGTAATGATCAGTTCAAAAATTcaaattctactccctccgttcctatttaATCGACGCATGGGAGAAAAGGCTAATGTACAAATAACGTATTGATAGAAGTCAATTAAATCCGGACAGATGTAGTACCTTCGGTTATTTTCCGAAAGTTCAGAACCTGATCTGCATGCAGCCATGCCACCATAACTTTTCTCTGCGGGTTTCTTCACCGTAATGATCAGTTCAAACTTACAGCAGCACTAAACAAGAAATGTAGTACGGAGTATTGATGATTTGATATTGGGCACTCTGACTGCTGGTTTAGCTTCACAGAAATCTATTCCACCAAAAGGTCAGCCCTAAATCCACGGCTAGAAAAGGTGCGAAGGGGTGAAAATTTCTCGTGCCGTAATGTTTGGTTTGCAGCACGCAATATGGTGACTGAAATGTTTTGACTCCTAAACAAGATTTGTTCTGAATTACAGTATTTCTCCCAGAAGTACATCCTCTGTTCCATAAGGTAGTATGTGTTGGCAAACTAAATACTGTAATTTAGTATGTGTTGACAAGTAGATtatatatggaatactatgttgagatcgattatatgtacttgtcatatgttatttgtgattttgcatgctctttgttgctagtagtactctggccaagtagatgcttgtgactttaagagggggtatttatgctcgatagtaggttcatgcctttaGTTTTCTACAAGAGTGACAACAACatctaagattgtagatatgttgttgctactagagagaaaacaacaatgttttatccaagggtaattctattgtttactttacacacattgataCGATAATTTgttggttgcaacttaatactgaatggggttcggacgataaccgggaggtggattattagtcatagacgaagTTGGATTACggcctatgtattatgttgtaatgcccaaacgaatctcatagtaatcatcttgtcaggtatggtctttattctgtcaattgtccagctgtaatttgttcacccagcattgttatttatctttatggagagacacctctagtgaactgtggaccctgatcctttcctttacactgataaattcatctattgcaatcatgttctgtttactttctacaagcattgttctctttaattactgcaaacatttctttccactcgatacgtttaatattttgtgttcagcaaaaccggtgagattgacaacctcactctaagttggggcaaagtattttggttgtgttgtatgcagattccacgttgttgctgacatcggcagtgcgccctgccaatattgcgctacaccttcagaagtcacgcctttcttgtactggtcgattaaacctttgtTTCTTATTGAGGAAAGAATTGTTGTTGTGCTAATcacgccttcctcttggggttccccaatggtgTCAAATCGCCATCATCGAACCCTTCAGATCGGTCCATGGTACACGTGTGGAGGGGGGATCCAGGGAGAATGGAACATCCGCTTCAGACGTTAGTTTGGCCTAGCTGAAGCGGTGGAGTGGGACAACCTATGCATGGAGATACAAGCGCTGCCCATCGAGGACCAACACAACATTTTGTCTTGGTCCTTGGAGGCCTCCGGGGAGTTCTCCACTCGGCCGGTATACCTTAGCTTATCGCAAGGAGCAGTGGTCACACACTTCAAGGAGGTGTGTCGCACTAGTGTCCGCTAAAAATTAAAATCTTCCTCTGGCATCTCATCCGAGGAAGACTTCCGTCCAGTGTCCAGGTGGCTAAAAGCCACGACCCATCTAATGGGTTATGCGCTCTCTCTCGAGAATCAGAGAATTGCAACCACATCTTCTTCTCGGGCCATATGACGGGCTTCATGTGGGCATGGGTGAGGGAACTCTTGCACTGTGAGTGGAATCCAGCGAGAGCTGCAAACTTCTTACCAATCTCGCAGGACCCCTCTCGGGGCCCCTTCGTAGATTGGTTTGGTTTACCTTTACGTCACTTTGCTGGACTTTTTGGAACATTTGCAATAAGCTAACTGTCGAAGGAAAACAATTATTTGTAACCCCGCTAACGCTTTCTACCTGTGTTGGAGAGTACTGGTCAGACCGAGAAACTGAGCGCAGCTGGACGAGACGATACGAGGTTGGGAGGCTGGACGCGAGGACTAGAGCCTGAGCTACATCTCTACTTTATCTATTTGACCCGCTCCACGGAATATCCTATAACCTCCACGGAATGTCCTGTAACCAAACTTGTTAATTTGGTGTGATGTGTGTAGACCTTCCTTCCTTTATCCGGGTGTGATCCTGGCTCCCGAATGATGTTGTGTGTGCATGTAGTATGGTTTCGAACTATTGTCGTACCGTTTGGTGGGAGTGGTGATACGTAGGTCGAGCCACACTTAGGCTACTTTTTGAATATATGAAAATATCATTTTAAATATgtcaaaaatttgaaaaaaatatcaTGATATAGAGAATGTTGGAATCTATCGATGTGTAAATTTTCTGATTGAAATACATGATATTTTGGactcagcaaaaataacaaatcttgaTTTCATCATTAATGAATAGTAATAAACAGTACACTATAATctagattttatcatttttaccgaggACAAAATATAATGTATTTTTAATCTATAAAATTATGTATTGATAGATTCCAACATTATCTAcgtatatgtatttttaaaaaATCTATAACTACAAATTTTGATAGTtttaaaaaagttaaaaaaaggaAACCGGACTACATGTAACTCGGGCTAAAAAAGGTTTTCGGCCGTTTGAAGCATTTTTTTATATATAAACTCGGGCTAAAAAGATCTTATCTTtaacaaagacaaaaaaaaaaaaaaccgaatCCCAGTCCCTTAATACTACCCATCCCGATCCGGTCCGTTTACAACAACGTGAAAAGAAAGGAAAACCACAATGACCTGAAAAGAAAACCCCACCTTGCtatcgtcaaaaaaaaaaaaaaaatccccaccTTGCTCTCCACTCCGGCGGCCCCGCCCGCCATGGCCCCGCCGGcgccgcacctcgccgacgaGATCCTAGAAGAGATATTCATCCGCCTGCCGACCGCGGCCGCGATCGCCCGCGCCTCCACCGCCTGCGCCTCCTTCCGCCGCATCATCACCGCGCGCcccttcctccgccgcttccacAAACTCCATCCGCCGCCACTCCTGGGGTTCATCGCCGACAAAGGTGGCTTCCACCCCGCCGGGGAACCCCATCCCTCCGCCCCGCTTGCCCGTGCCCTCGCAGGCGCCGCAGATTTCTCCTACTCCTTCGTCCCCAAGCCCAACGATGGACCGCGCAGTCCCTGGTGTCCCCGTGACGTCCGCGACGGCCGCGTCCTGCGGCGACTGCGGCCACCAGTTCGGAATCAGTTCTGTCTTCACACGCCTGGCGGTGTGCGATCCCTTGTCTCGGAGATACGTGCTGCTCCCACCCATACCTACAAAAGTGACATTCCAGCAGGAGCGCCTTCTTGAATTCGAGCCTATGCTCGCTCCCATTGGCGATGATGAGGACGAGACCTCGTTCAAGGTGATCTGCACGGCGTACTACAAAATCAAGCTGGTGGCGTTCGTCTTCTCTTCTGTCACCGGACAATGGCATATCGCTGCATCTCCCAGCTGGAGATCTTTGGGCACAGTTGAGCCCTCTTGGAAACGGATGTACCGTTTCAACTACCTGCGTGGCTGCTTCTACTGGACATCTCTTTGGTGCGACAAGTTGAATTTGCTCGTGCTGGACACGGGCACAATGAAGTTTTCCACCGTCGATGTTCTCGCTGACCATCTGCAGCTTACAAATCAGCCTCGACAGAGCGTGTGCATGTCCACCGTCGTTGAGGGTACAGAAGGAGCCCTTGAGATGTTTACTCTCGTGGGTATTGAAGAACCTACCTCATTTTATCTCTATCATACCACTCAACAAAACAATGGTGAATCTTCCAGCGAGTGGCAGCAGAAAAATGTTATAGCGTTGCCTCGTGGATGTCTTTATTTCATAGTGGGTGCAACTGAGGGATTCTTATTTCTTCGTTGTGTTGGAAGAGCTCAGTGGGATGATACTTTACACAGCGCGTTGGGCTTCGATAAAGATGTTGAATTTTTTTCTCTGGATGTCAAGACTTTTGAACTGAAGCAGGTCTGTAGAGCAACATACTATGATTTCCCCATTCGTGTTCACTCCTACTTTGGTTTCCCACCACCATTGTCGAAACCAAGCCTATGAACTGCAAATTGGTAAGCCTGTTTTTCACAGTGGTGCTTCTTCTGTTGGGGATTCTCTCATGTGAAGTTGTAAATAGCAGGCTTATTCTTTTTGTAGTTATGAATTATGGTGCTTTTCTGCCCCAATTTGTAATGTAAAAAAGTAAATTGCTCCATGTTTCTGGGAGAACTTATCATACCTGGAAAGCTGCCATGGTTTGTTTATGTGCTGGTGATCAGCATTGCCATGCGACTGCAAAAATAACGATGTAACAATTTCATACCAGGAAATGCATTTATCCGTCTGCTGCTCTGGAATATCGAACCAATCtgtgatagctagctagtatgTTACCTTTAAAGAACAAGAGTATAAACTAGAGAAACATACATCCACCAGAATATGGAGAGCACTGACCTTGATTTATGGCCAGAATGTTGGTACCCAGATGGCGGGATTAGCGACTCAAGCTCAAACCTGAAAGTTCAGCCATGTCACCATAACGTTTCTGAAAGTTCAAGCTCAAACAGAAAATCTGGCTTGGCTTATTTTCTGAAAGTTCAAGCTCAAATAGAAGTTCTGCCTTGCTTATTTTCTGAAAGTTCAGCTCAAACAGAAATTCTGCCTTGGCTTATTTTCTGAAAGTTCTCAAATAGAAATTCTGCCGTCACTTATTTTCTGAAAGTTCAAAACCTAATGTGCGTGCAGCCATGCAACCATAACTTTTCCGTGCGGTTTTCTTCACCATAATGATCAGTTCAAAAATTcaaattctactccctccgttcctattttATCGACGCAGGGGAGAAAAGGCTAATGTACAAATAACGTATTGGTAGAAGTCAACTAAATCCGGACAGATGTAGTAACTTCGGTTATTTTCTGAAAGTTCAGAACCTGATCTGCATGCAGCCATGCCACCATAACTTTTCTCTGCGGGTTTCTTCACCGTAATGATCAGTTCAAACTTACAGCAGCACTAAACAAGAAATGTAGTACGGAGTATTGATGATTTGATATTGGGCACTCTGACTGCTGGTTTAGCTTCACAGAAATCTATTCCACCAAAAGGTCAGCCCTAAATCCACGGCTAGAAAAGGTGCGAAGGGGTGAAAATTTCTCGTGCCGTAATGTTTGGTTTGCAGCACGCAATATGGTGACTGAAATGTTTTGACTCCTAAACAAGATTTGTTCTGAATTACAGTATTTCTCCCAGAAGTACATTCTCTGTTCCATAAGGTAGTATGTGTTGGCAAACTAAATACTGTAATTTAGTATGTGTTGGCAAGTAGATTATATAtgtaatactatgttgagatcgattatatatacttgttatatgttatttgtgatcttgcatgctcttcgttgctagtagatactctggccaagtagatgcttgtgactttaagagggggtatttatgttcgatagtaggttcatgcctttaGTTTTCTACAAGAGTGACAATAACATTTaacattgtagatgtgttgttgctactagagagaaaacaacaatgttttatccaagggtaattgtattgtttactttacacacattgcttaatacgataatttgttgcttgcaacttaatactgaatgggattcggacgataaccggaaggtggattattagacaTTAGTCGTAGACGAAATTGGATTACGGTCAATATATTATATTGTAATGCCTAAACAAATCTCATAGAAATCATCTTGTcaggtatggtctttattctgtcaattgtccagctgtaatttgttcacccatcatgttatttatctttatgaagagacacctctagtgaactatggaccccagtcctttcctttacactgataaattcatctattgCAATCCTGTTCTATTTACTTTctacaagcactgttctcttcaattactgcaaacatctctttccactcgatacgtttaatcctttgtgttcaacaaaaccggtgagattgacaacctcactctaagttggagcaaagtattttggttgtgttgtgtgcatgttcgacgttgttgctgacgtcggtagtgcatcctgccaatagtcagctacaccttcagaagtcacgtctttctcctactggtcgattaaacctttgtTTCTTATTGAGGAAAGACTTGTTGTTGTGctaatcacaccttcctcttggggttccccaatggtgTCAAACCGCCATCACCGAACCCTTCAGATCGGTCCATGGTACACGTGTTGAGGACCAACACAACATTTTGTCTAGCTTCAGACGTTAGTTTGGCCTAGCTGAAGCGGTGGAGTGGGACAACCTATGCATGGAGATACAAGCGCTGCCCATCGAGGACCAACACAACATTTTGTCTTGGTCCTTGGAGGCCTCCGGGGAGTTCTCCACTCGGCCGGTATACCTTAGCTTATCGCAGGGAGCGGTGGTCACACACTTCAAGGAGGTGTGTCGCACTAGTGTCCGCTAAAAATTAAAATCTTCCTCTGGCATCTCATCCGAGGAAGACTTCCGTCCAGTGTCCTGGTGGCTAAAAGCCATGACCCATCTAATGGATTATGCACTCTCTCTTGAGAACCAGAGAATTGCAACCACATCTTCTTCTCGGGCCATATGACGGGCTTCATGTGGGCATGGGTGAGGGAACTCTTGCACTGTGAGTGAAATCCAGCGAGAGCTACAAACTTCTTAGCAATCTCGCAGGGCCTCTCGGGGCCCCTTCGTAGATTGGTTTGGTTTACCTTTACGTCACTTTGCTGGACTTTTTGGAACATTTGCAGTAAGCTAACTGTCGAAGGAAAACAATTATTTGTAACCCCGCTAACTACCTGT includes:
- the LOC124689683 gene encoding uncharacterized protein LOC124689683, producing MAPPAPHLADEILEEIFIRLPTAAAIARASTACASFRRIITARPFLRRFHKLHPPPLLGFIADKVPGVPVTSATAASCGDCGHQFGISSVFTRLAVCDPLSRRYVLLPPIPTKVTFQQERLLEFEPMLAPIGDDEDETSFKVICTAYYKIKLVAFVFSSVTGQWHIAASPSWRSLGTVEPSWKRMYRFNYLRGCFYWTSLWCDKLNLLVLDTGTMKFSTVDVLADHLQLTNQPRQSVCMSTVVEGTEGALEMFTLVGIEEPTSFYLYHTTQQNNGESSSEWQQKNVIALPRGCLYFIVGATEGFLFLRCVGRAQWDDTLHSALGFDKDVEFFSLDVKTFELKQVCRATYYDFPIRVHSYFGFPPPLSKPSL